In a genomic window of Drosophila takahashii strain IR98-3 E-12201 chromosome 3L, DtakHiC1v2, whole genome shotgun sequence:
- the LOC108063701 gene encoding serine protease 1, whose amino-acid sequence MKVLVAILALAVASASGAAIQKATAVHTKDMQGRITNGYPAEEGKAPYTVGLGFSGGWWCGGSIIGNTWVLTAEHCIGDAASVTVYYGATWRTNAQFTHTVGNGDFITHGSADIALIRIPHVDFWHMVNKVELPSYNDRYNDYNEWWAVACGWGGTYDGSPLPDYMQCVDLQIMHNSECVRTYGSGTVGDNILCVRTPDGKSTCGGDSGGPLVTHDGTKLVGVTNFGSSAGCQSGAPAGFQRVTYHLDWIRDHTGIAYY is encoded by the coding sequence ATGAAAGTGCTCGTAGCTATCCTCGCTTTGGCCGTGGCCTCGGCCTCCGGCGCCGCCATCCAGAAGGCGACTGCAGTCCACACCAAGGACATGCAGGGTCGCATCACCAACGGCTATCCGGCGGAGGAGGGCAAGGCTCCCTACACGGTGGGTCTGGGCTTCAGCGGCGGCTGGTGGTGCGGTGGCTCGATCATCGGCAACACCTGGGTCCTGACCGCCGAGCACTGCATCGGGGATGCCGCCTCCGTGACCGTCTACTACGGAGCCACCTGGCGCACCAATGCCCAGTTCACCCACACCGTCGGCAACGGCGACTTCATCACCCACGGCTCCGCTGACATCGCCCTGATCCGCATCCCCCACGTGGACTTCTGGCACATGGTCAACAAGGTGGAGCTGCCCAGCTACAACGATCGCTACAACGACTACAACGAGTGGTGGGCGGTGGCCTGCGGCTGGGGAGGCACCTACGACGGCAGCCCCCTGCCCGACTACATGCAGTGCGTGGATCTGCAGATCATGCACAACAGCGAGTGCGTCCGCACCTACGGAAGCGGCACCGTCGGAGACAACATCCTCTGCGTGAGGACCCCCGACGGCAAGTCCACCTGCGGCGGAGATTCCGGCGGCCCTCTGGTCACCCATGACGGCACCAAGCTCGTGGGAGTCACCAACTTCGGTTCCTCCGCCGGCTGCCAGTCGGGTGCTCCTGCTGGATTCCAGCGCGTCACCTACCACCTGGACTGGATCCGCGACCACACTGGCATTGCCTACTACTAA
- the Jon66Ci gene encoding serine protease 1, which translates to MKVFLTILALSVASASAYESVIRPKDIPKVKQIEGRITNGYPAEEGKAPYTVGLGFNGGWWCGGSIIGNTWVLTAEHCIGGDGVTVYFGATWRTNAQFTHWVGSGDFITHGSADIALIRIPHVDFWHMVNKVELPSYNDRYNDYNEWWAVACGWGGTYDGSPLPDYMQCADLQIIHNSECAGYYGTGTVGDNIICVRVVDGKGTCGGDSGGPLVSHDGSKLVGVTNWVSGAGCQAGHPAGFQRVTYHLDWIRDHTGIAYY; encoded by the coding sequence ATGAAGGTGTTCCTAACTATTCTGGCTTTGTCCGTGGCCTCCGCCTCGGCGTACGAGAGCGTCATCCGCCCCAAGGACATTCCGAAGGTGAAGCAGATCGAGGGTCGCATCACCAACGGCTATCCGGCGGAGGAGGGCAAGGCTCCCTACACGGTGGGTCTGGGCTTCAACGGCGGCTGGTGGTGCGGTGGCTCGATCATCGGCAACACCTGGGTCCTCACCGCCGAGCACTGCATCGGAGGCGATGGCGTGACTGTCTACTTCGGAGCCACCTGGCGCACCAACGCCCAGTTCACCCACTGGGTTGGCAGCGGCGACTTCATCACCCACGGATCCGCTGACATCGCCCTGATCCGCATCCCGCACGTGGACTTCTGGCACATGGTCAACAAGGTGGAGCTGCCCAGCTACAACGATCGGTACAACGACTACAACGAGTGGTGGGCTGTGGCCTGCGGCTGGGGAGGCACCTACGACGGCAGCCCCCTGCCCGACTACATGCAGTGCGCCGACCTCCAGATCATCCACAACAGCGAGTGCGCCGGCTACTACGGAACCGGCACCGTCGGAGACAACATCATCTGCGTCCGCGTCGTCGACGGCAAGGGAACCTGCGGCGGAGACTCCGGCGGCCCTCTGGTCAGCCACGACGGCTCCAAGCTCGTGGGAGTCACCAACTGGGTGTCGGGTGCTGGCTGCCAGGCTGGTCATCCCGCTGGCTTCCAGCGCGTGACCTACCATCTGGACTGGATCCGCGACCACACCGGAATCGCCTACTACTAA
- the ImpE1 gene encoding FK506-binding protein 5: MTATAGQSAASRKQQPAIAMLNGNAFTVKRLLALLIIFTVLDASRALELGDKCQHDMDCTDFIKGSSCSALGYCECAPYFVQLDSKRCLSSQLLGGDCQLSEQCSMKVANSSCLQGACRCVEGFLQFRKHTCLGPAHPGAVCYSHAHCQMFDTRTHCDFLIPNLFGRCQCTSPAKMVGGLCVAPAADQEEQQPIEKVEQPAKATTTTTTTTTPKPTTTTRRTTTTTTTTTPAPTTTSRRTTTTTTTTTPLPILLEDELPASVEEQSLEEDDGEATKLRPEVAEVDNGEKLEAVDMAHEETELTQQQHQEEEQQKQEEEQQRVEEQQHQEEPQSPQDATTGIQQLLTPADVPTENAINVEQETEAGPTEDYPYKIDEEYAEEHNEKPEETPEAPQIAPIEAEEEEAAEAEASGGQEIASSPIVDDTMKFDYESPVEEAEKQEEHTNEGVVPIDTESETDAETSTEHPIQTQLIEEEDEETPETSSQTVADEELIPVNHAEIESATKAAVAAEEAEDLASGDHELAEEEVAEAEEQPTEALKIEEPAQVESESPVAEVAKPEEPEIEKEAAEVELPATEATKPADVESEIDQAEQSADIKPTSGEDDLNEANQLNQEQVTEAAAQEEQEPEQVVEIHQDADEATTEKPVQEHSEQEVEAITEAEHEQLTYPANDDELAPVEAEAEVEAEKETELTTEEPEIAEITTELTEEAEEEAAHGEEEQQVETEENANAIKTPEVSEAIAEPQAQMEIQSATEKEIEAETTADAEEEKEEDEQEKEEEPVAVTEQIQDADQAKPELPIKSDGDISVEATEEPESEPETEASESSQTLPEISKDQHDEAEVEAEVEKNENDNIIQGAEPTEEQEVLPEPEAESEKEELPVEESLVEETPVKESPVEESPVEETPVEESPEEESPVKESPEEESPVKESPVEKTPVEESPVKESPVEETPEEELPVKESPVEESIVEESPVKESPVEESPVNESPVEESPVIEAQPEEIPSVAPEEEQPEETTAAAIDTEEESEPVESTLAPEIPESPIAIVSEEHDPEHDPQNFHESESIADILSDLMLEGDSTVPPVPFGQQPAQTVPMVEANSENEEEQPHEAIADLQAEADETQDHVEQVHPEAEEAVPAIPELFAEAANEDDEEEEEQQVTPIPEQPEKVIEEEQPIEEEQHQQDEEEHHLEEEEHQQDEAEISKEEEPIQNTESAAEEATTELNQKIESESEEERTLSPEELPFDLTDHSDAIRFNELESDNLILEATTSIDGLQELDNNDIEQEEEHAAPAIPHEEATPNPADIVEITTQTMLGLASRVTLMEPAAPVVTTLMPLMPADEPTPEPSSPAAIPAATAASASLAAIKPGSELRKRVDLGLEAVSLGLACSSDRQCQLADPHTVCNGRGVCDCAAGDQGAQCSAERTGCSPGTFQCRSSGVCISWFFVCDGRADCNDASDEECTHNARLNQSCPTESFRCQRSGRCISRAALCDGRRQCPHGEDEMGCDGSLRGGNACPEHTFRCGSGECLPEYEYCNAIVSCKDGSDEPPHLCGSRAVPNLFMRLIEAGGLLGGGRREADAYCPHRCSNGLCRSTAIVCSGRDGCGDGTDEQTCAVCRCPAPTAASLPAFLARQRPMPLW; encoded by the exons ATGACGGCGACTGCGGGGCAGTCGGCAGCATCGAGAAAGCAACAACCTGCGATCGCCATGCTCAATGGAAACGCTTTTACGGTTAAGCGGCTCTTAGCG CTGCTGATCATCTTCACAGTTCTGGACGCGAGTCGAGCCCTGGAACTGGGCGACAAGTGCCAGCATGACATGGACTGCACGGATTTCATCAAGGGCAGCAGCTGCTCCGCCCTCGGATACTGCGAGTGCGCCCCCTACTTTGTCCAGTTGGATTCCAAGCGCTGTTTGTCAT CCCAACTTCTTGGCGGCGACTGCCAGCTGAGCGAGCAGTGCTCCATGAAGGTGGCCAACAGCAGTTGTCTTCAGGGCGCCTGTCGCTGCGTCGAGGGATTCCTGCAGTTCCGCAAGCACACCTGTCTGGGAC CTGCCCATCCTGGCGCCGTTTGCTacagccacgcccactgtCAAATGTTCGACACCCGCACCCACTGCGACTTCCTCATCCCGAATCTCTTCGGACGCTGCCAGTGCACCAGTCCCGCCAAAATGGTGGGTGGTCTCTGTGTGGCCCCAGCGGCGGATCAGGAGGAACAGCAGCCCATTGAAAAGGTGGAGCAGCCAGCTAAAGCAACCACAACCACGACGACAACCACCACTCCCAAACCCACAACGACAACAAGGAGAACAACTACGACAACAACGACAACTACTCCTGCACCCACAACAACGAGCAGAAGAACAACGACCACAACCACGACCACAACACCTTTGCCCATTCTCCTGGAGGATGAACTGCCCGCCAGCGTGGAGGAGCAATCGCTGGAGGAGGACGATGGCGAGGCTACCAAGCTGAGGCCCGAGGTCGCCGAGGTGGATAATGGTGAGAAACTGGAGGCAGTGGACATGGCTCATGAGGAAACCGAGCTgacacagcagcagcatcaggaggaggagcagcaaaagcaggaggaggagcaacaAAGAGTGGaagaacagcaacatcaagaGGAACCCCAATCCCCTCAAGATGCCACCACTGGAATCCAGCAGCTGCTGACACCCGCCGATGTGCCAACCGAGAATGCCATTAATGTGGAGCAGGAAACCGAGGCTGGACCCACCGAGGATTATCCCTACAAGATCGATGAGGAGTACGCGGAGGAGCACAATGAGAAGCCAGAAGAAACCCCCGAGGCACCTCAAATCGCACCCATCGAAGCTGAAGAAGAGGAGGCTGCTGAGGCGGAGGCATCGGGAGGCCAAGAGATTGCCTCATCGCCCATCGTCGACGACACCATGAAATTCGATTATGAAAGCCCAGTGGAAGAGGCAGAGAAGCAGGAGGAGCACACTAACGAGGGGGTGGTGCCCATCGACACCGAGAGCGAGACTGATGCGGAGACCAGCACCGAGCACCCGATCCAGACGCAGCTGattgaggaggaggacgaggagacCCCAGAGACATCATCGCAGACGGTGGCCGATGAAGAACTGATCCCGGTTAATCATGCTGAAATCGAAAGTGCGACGAAGGCCGCAGTTGCAGCCGAAGAGGCTGAGGATCTGGCTTCAGGGGATCATGAGCTCGCAGAAGAAGAAGTTGCTGAGGCTGAGGAGCAGCCAACAGAAGCGTTGAAGATCGAGGAGCCAGCCCAGGTGGAGAGTGAAAGCCCAGTTGCTGAGGTGGCAAAACCAGAGGAGCCAGAAATCGAAAAAGAAGCCGCAGAAGTGGAGCTACCGGCCACAGAAGCCACCAAGCCAGCAGATGTGGAATCTGAGATCGATCAGGCGGAACAAAGCGCCGACATCAAGCCGACAAGTGGCGAAGATGATTTAAATGAAGCCAATCAATTAAATCAAGAGCAAGTCACCGAGGCAGCGGCTCAAGAGGAGCAAGAGCCCGAACAGGTGGTGGAAATCCATCAGGATGCAGATGAAGCCACAACAGAGAAACCAGTCCAAGAGCACAGCGAGCAGGAGGTGGAGGCAATCACCGAAGCGGAGCACGAACAATTGACATACCCAGCAAATGATGATGAATTGGCGCCAGtggaagcagaagcagaagtaGAAGCTGAAAAAGAAACAGAGCTGACCACAGAGGAACCAGAAATCGCCGAGATTACCACAGAGCTGACTGAGGAGGCTGAGGAGGAGGCGGCACATGGGGAGGAGGAGCAACAGGTGGAGACCGaggaaaatgcaaatgcaattaaGACGCCCGAAGTGTCGGAAGCAATTGCGGAGCCCCAGGCGCAGATGGAGATCCAGTCTGCTACTGAGAAAGAGATCGAGGCGGAGACAACCGCAGATGCCGAGGAGgaaaaggaggaggatgagcaggagaaggaggaggaaccAGTGGCGGTAACCGAGCAGATCCAAGATGCGGATCAGGCCAAGCCAGAGCTGCCAATTAAGAGCGATGGAGATATCTCAGTGGAGGCCACCGAGGAGCCCGAAAGCGAACCAGAAACCGAGGCTAGCGAAAGTTCCCAGACTCTGCCCGAGATCAGCAAAGATCAGCATGATGAAGCCGAGGTCGAGGCTGAGGTCGAGAAGAACGAGAATGACAACATTATCCAGGGAGCAGAGCCCACCGAAGAGCAGGAAGTGCTGCCCGAACCTGAAGCGGAATCGGAAAAGGAAGAATTGCCAGTGGAAGAATCGCTAGTGGAAGAAACTCCAGTGAAAGAATCTCCCGTGGAAGAATCTCCAGTGGAAGAAACTCCTGTGGAAGAATCTCCAGAGGAAGAATCGCCAGTGAAAGAATCTCCAGAGGAAGAATCGCCAGTGAAAGAATCTCCAGTGGAAAAAACTCCCGTAGAAGAATCTCCAGTGAAAGAATCTCCAGTGGAAGAAACTCCAGAGGAAGAATTGCCTGTGAAAGAATCTCCAGTGGAAGAATCTATAGTAGAAGAATCTCCTGTAAAAGAATCTCCTGTAGAAGAATCGCCAGTGAATGAATCTCCAGTAGAAGAATCTCCAGTGATCGAAGCTCAGCCAGAAGAAATCCCATCAGTTGCTCCCGAAGAAGAGCAGCCAGAAGAAACCACCGCTGCTGCTATCGATACAGAAGAAGAATCGGAACCCGTCGAGTCCACTTTGGCCCCGGAGATTCCGGAATCACCCATTGCCATTGTGAGCGAAGAGCACGATCCCGAGCACGATCCCCAGAACTTCCATGAGAGCGAGAGCATTGCCGATATCCTGAGCGACCTGATGTTGGAGGGCGACAGCACAGTGCCCCCGGTTCCATTTGGCCAGCAGCCCGCCCAAACGGTGCCCATGGTGGAGGCCAACTCGGAGAACGAGGAGGAGCAACCGCACGAGGCCATTGCCGATCTTCAGGCCGAAGCCGATGAGACCCAAGATCATGTGGAGCAAGTGCATCCCGAGGCTGAGGAGGCAGTACCCGCCATTCCGGAACTGTTTGCAGAGGCGGCCAACGAGgatgatgaggaggaggaggagcagcaggtgaCCCCCATTCCCGAGCAGCCAGAAAAGGTTATAGAGGAGGAGCAACCCATTGAAGAGGAGCAACACCAACAGGATGAAGAGGAGCATCACCTGGAGGAAGAGGAACATCAGCAGGATGAAGCGGAAATCTCCAAGGAAGAGGAGCCCATCCAGAACACCGAATCTGCAGCAGAGGAAGCCACCACTGAACTGAACCAGAAGatcgaatccgaatccgaagaGGAGCGCACTCTTTCCCCCGAGGAACTGCCCTTCGATCTCACGGATCACTCCGATGCCATCCGTTTCAATGAGCTGGAATCTGACAACCTGATCCTGGAAGCCACCACCAGCATCGATGGCCTCCAAGAACTGGACAACAATGACAttgagcaggaggaggagcatgCTGCCCCAGCAATCCCTCATGAGGAGGCCACGCCCAATCCCGCCGACATTGTGGAGATCACCACCCAGACCATGTTGGGCCTGGCCAGCCGGGTGACCCTCATGGAGCCCGCTGCTCCCGTGGTCACCACCCTGATGCCCCTGATGCCGGCCGATGAGCCCACTCCGGAACCCTCTTCCCCGGCCGCCATtcccgccgccaccgccgcctccgCTTCCCTGGCCGCCATTAAGCCGGGATCAGAGCTCCGCAAGCGAGTGGACTTGGGCCTAGAGGCCGTGTCCCTGGGCTTGGCCTGCAGCAGCGATCGCCAGTGTCAACTGGCCGATCCCCACACCGTCTGCAATGGCCGCGGAGTCTGCGATTGCGCCGCCGGAGACCAGGGAGCCCAGTGCAGCGCCGAAAGAACCGGATGCAGTCCGGGCACCTTCCAG TGCCGCTCGAGTGGCGTGTGCATCTCGTGGTTCTTCGTGTGCGACGGACGTGCCGACTGCAACGACGCCTCCGACGAGGAGTGCACCCACAACGCCCGCCTGAATCAGAGCTGCCCGACGGAGTCGTTCCGCTGCCAGCGCAGCGGTCGCTGCATCTCGCGGGCGGCCCTCTGCGACGGTCGGCGGCAGTGTCCGCATGGCGAGGACGAGATGGGCTGCGACGGCAGCCTGAGGGGCGGCAACGCCTGTCCGGAGCACACCTTCCGCTGCGGCAGCGGCGAGTGCCTGCCGGAGTACGAGTACTGCAATGCTATCGTGTCCTGCAAGGACGGCAGCGACGAGCCGCCGCACCTCTGCGGCTCCCGCGCCGTTCCCAATCTCTTCATGCGCCTCATCGAGGCGGGCGGCCTGCTCGGCGGTGGGCGGCGGGAGGCGGACGCCTACTGCCCGCACCGCTGCAGCAACGGCCTCTGCCGCTCCACCGCCATCGTCTGCTCCGGACGGGATGGCTGCGGCGACGGAACCGATGAACAAACCTGCGCCGTGTGCC GTTGTCCCGCCCCGACTGCTGCCAGCCTGCCCGCCTTCTTGGCCCGGCAACGCCCAATGCCACTGTGGTAG